A genomic window from Chitinophaga pollutisoli includes:
- a CDS encoding transglycosylase SLT domain-containing protein, whose product MTKVFLLLSLPALVGSSSAVAASVEVNKEMVYSVQDAPADTSVTLKKAGRLPKDTTVHGAPASMSVKKAAQALPSVIRTPKVYEQMNNNFVKNYINDYANRYSKHLSVMVERSAPYFVMIEKVFLDHGIPEEMKYLAVIESSLMHNARSRVGAVGMWQFMSGTARIFGLSVGKKVDERKDIYKSTVAAAKYLNELYDRFDDWLLVVAAYNCGAGGVMRAQKISGRSDFWGIQYFLPAESRNHVYKFIATGYILDRFNTFFGVGSNYTTANVSLPNARMNTATEFRKAAPLTEEDMFNTVEFNVTGKYRIEAIAKKLAMETDELARLNPGFAQALAGETSSYDLRIPKEKMKLFQAEKEEILKESLQMTLDDKAATVDRSRFPAPVKKPEAKAAPAKKPVAKKAPVKKQTTTRKK is encoded by the coding sequence ATGACGAAAGTCTTTTTACTTCTATCATTGCCGGCTTTAGTGGGGAGTTCCAGTGCAGTTGCCGCCAGCGTTGAGGTGAATAAGGAGATGGTGTATTCCGTACAGGATGCGCCCGCCGATACCTCCGTTACCTTGAAAAAGGCCGGGCGCCTGCCGAAAGACACGACGGTGCACGGGGCTCCTGCCTCCATGTCGGTAAAGAAAGCGGCCCAGGCGCTGCCTTCTGTGATTCGTACTCCTAAGGTGTACGAGCAGATGAACAATAATTTCGTAAAGAATTATATCAACGACTATGCCAACCGCTACAGCAAACACCTTTCGGTGATGGTGGAACGGTCTGCGCCATATTTCGTGATGATCGAAAAAGTGTTCCTGGACCACGGCATCCCCGAGGAAATGAAATACCTCGCGGTGATCGAGTCCAGCCTCATGCATAATGCCCGCTCCCGTGTCGGGGCCGTGGGCATGTGGCAGTTCATGAGCGGCACCGCCCGCATCTTCGGACTGAGCGTGGGTAAGAAAGTCGACGAACGGAAGGATATCTACAAATCCACCGTGGCCGCGGCCAAATATCTCAACGAATTGTACGACCGGTTCGATGACTGGTTGCTGGTGGTTGCCGCTTACAACTGCGGCGCCGGCGGTGTGATGCGCGCGCAAAAGATCAGCGGCCGCAGCGATTTCTGGGGTATCCAGTACTTCCTGCCCGCGGAGTCCCGCAACCACGTGTACAAATTCATCGCAACGGGTTATATCCTTGACAGGTTCAACACCTTCTTCGGCGTAGGCAGCAATTACACGACCGCAAACGTGTCGCTCCCCAACGCAAGGATGAATACCGCCACCGAATTCCGGAAAGCGGCTCCCCTCACCGAAGAGGACATGTTCAACACGGTTGAGTTCAATGTAACCGGTAAATACCGCATCGAAGCCATTGCCAAAAAGCTGGCCATGGAAACCGATGAGTTGGCCCGGCTGAATCCCGGCTTCGCCCAGGCCCTCGCCGGCGAAACGAGCAGCTACGACCTGCGCATCCCGAAAGAGAAAATGAAACTCTTCCAGGCGGAAAAAGAGGAGATACTCAAAGAATCCCTCCAGATGACGCTCGACGATAAAGCCGCTACGGTAGACAGAAGCAGGTTCCCCGCCCCGGTGAAAAAGCCCGAAGCGAAAGCCGCTCCCGCCAAGAAACCCGTAGCCAAAAAAGCGCCGGTGAAAAAGCAAACTACCACCAGGAAGAAATAA
- the ffh gene encoding signal recognition particle protein, whose amino-acid sequence MFESLSERLESAFKQLKGEGRISEINIATTVKEIRRALVDADVNYKIAKDFTDKVKDKALGEKVITAISPGQLMVKIVKDELVELMGNTEVELELKANPTVILIAGLQGSGKTTFSGKLANFLKSKKSKKPLLVAADIYRPAAIDQLQVLGGQIGVEVYSEPENKNAVQIAENAIKQAKANGNNVVIIDTAGRLAVDEVMMTEVSNVKKAVQPQEILFVVDSMTGQDAVNTAKAFNEKLDFSGIVLTKLDGDTRGGAALTITYTVQKPIKFVSMGEKLDTLDVFYPERMAQRILGMGDITTLVERAQAQFNEEQAKKLEKKIRQNQFDFDDFKEQLAQIKKMGSIKDLLGMIPGVGKAVKDLDISDDAFKGIEAMINSMTPAERANPDLIDGSRRRRIAKGAGKEIADVNQFMKQFEQMRQMMKMMNKMPGGAKGLKMR is encoded by the coding sequence ATGTTTGAATCATTATCAGAGCGGCTCGAGTCAGCCTTTAAACAGCTGAAAGGCGAGGGGCGCATCTCGGAGATTAACATCGCTACTACCGTGAAAGAGATCCGCCGCGCTTTGGTGGACGCGGACGTGAACTATAAAATCGCGAAAGACTTTACCGATAAAGTAAAAGACAAAGCCCTCGGCGAAAAGGTAATCACCGCCATCTCCCCCGGCCAGCTCATGGTCAAAATCGTAAAAGACGAGCTGGTGGAACTGATGGGCAACACCGAAGTGGAGCTGGAGCTCAAAGCCAACCCCACCGTAATCCTCATTGCAGGCTTGCAGGGTTCGGGTAAAACCACCTTCTCCGGCAAGCTGGCCAATTTCCTCAAATCCAAGAAAAGCAAGAAACCCCTGCTCGTGGCGGCGGATATTTACCGTCCCGCGGCGATCGACCAGCTGCAGGTGCTCGGCGGTCAGATCGGGGTGGAAGTATATAGCGAACCTGAGAACAAGAACGCCGTACAGATCGCGGAAAACGCCATCAAGCAGGCCAAGGCCAACGGCAATAACGTCGTGATCATCGATACCGCGGGCCGCCTGGCGGTCGACGAGGTGATGATGACCGAGGTGAGCAACGTGAAAAAGGCCGTGCAGCCCCAGGAAATCCTGTTCGTGGTGGACTCCATGACCGGCCAGGACGCGGTGAACACCGCCAAGGCGTTCAACGAAAAGCTCGACTTCTCCGGTATCGTGCTCACGAAGCTGGACGGCGACACCCGCGGTGGCGCGGCGCTGACCATCACCTACACGGTGCAGAAACCGATCAAGTTCGTGTCCATGGGCGAAAAGCTCGACACGCTGGACGTGTTCTACCCCGAGCGTATGGCGCAGCGTATCCTGGGCATGGGCGACATCACCACGCTGGTGGAGCGGGCGCAGGCGCAGTTTAACGAAGAGCAGGCCAAGAAGCTGGAAAAGAAAATCCGCCAGAACCAGTTCGATTTCGACGATTTCAAGGAACAGCTGGCGCAGATCAAGAAGATGGGCTCCATCAAGGATTTGCTGGGCATGATCCCCGGGGTGGGCAAGGCCGTGAAGGACCTGGACATCAGCGACGATGCGTTCAAGGGCATCGAGGCCATGATCAATTCCATGACGCCGGCGGAGCGGGCCAACCCCGACCTGATCGACGGCAGCCGCCGCCGACGCATTGCGAAAGGGGCGGGCAAGGAAATTGCCGACGTGAACCAGTTCATGAAGCAATTTGAGCAGATGCGGCAGATGATGAAAATGATGAATAAGATGCCCGGAGGAGCCAAAGGGCTCAAGATGAGATAG
- the gatA gene encoding Asp-tRNA(Asn)/Glu-tRNA(Gln) amidotransferase subunit GatA has translation MLAGVVVGIKDVICYKGHAVSAASRILEGFESLYNATAVERLLEAGAIIIGRLNCDEFAMGSTNENSAYGPTLNALDETRVPGGSSGGSAVAVQAGLCHVSLGSDTGGSVRQPADFCGIVGLKPSYGRISRHGLLAYASSFDQIGIFGSNIADVAKVLQVIAGPDAYDSTASQSGVPEYQLSTDLHNKKRKFAYLRDALHHEGLDPEMRGGFESFFEQLKAEGHTVEAVDFEYLDFVVAAYYVLTTAEASSNLSRYDGVKYGYRTPEQGLDLSDFYRKSRSEGFGKEVKRRILLGTFVLSAGYYDAYFTKAQQVRRLVVEKMQQILQAYDAILLPTVPATAFKIGEKTDDPIAMYLADIYTVLANLTGVPAISVPLTRHSNGMPYGLQIITKELDEQNLLEIAETVLQMQQMNTV, from the coding sequence TTGCTGGCGGGCGTTGTCGTTGGCATCAAGGACGTTATATGTTATAAAGGGCACGCCGTGAGTGCGGCGAGCCGGATATTGGAGGGTTTTGAATCCCTCTACAACGCCACGGCGGTGGAAAGGCTCCTGGAAGCAGGGGCTATTATTATTGGCAGGCTGAACTGCGACGAATTCGCGATGGGGTCTACCAATGAGAATTCCGCTTACGGCCCCACGCTCAATGCGTTGGACGAAACGCGTGTGCCGGGGGGATCGTCGGGCGGGTCCGCGGTAGCGGTACAGGCAGGGCTCTGCCATGTGAGCCTGGGTTCGGACACCGGTGGTTCGGTGCGGCAGCCGGCGGACTTTTGCGGTATCGTTGGGCTCAAGCCCAGCTACGGCCGTATCAGCCGCCATGGCCTCTTAGCTTACGCGTCTTCATTTGATCAAATCGGCATTTTTGGCTCGAATATTGCAGATGTAGCGAAAGTTCTGCAAGTCATAGCCGGTCCCGATGCCTATGATAGCACGGCTTCCCAAAGTGGGGTGCCTGAATATCAGTTAAGTACCGATCTGCACAATAAAAAGCGCAAATTCGCGTATCTAAGGGATGCCCTTCATCACGAGGGGCTGGATCCGGAAATGAGGGGAGGATTTGAAAGTTTCTTTGAACAGTTAAAGGCGGAAGGTCATACCGTGGAAGCGGTTGATTTTGAATACCTTGATTTCGTGGTGGCGGCATATTACGTGCTTACTACGGCCGAGGCGTCCAGTAATTTAAGCCGGTACGACGGGGTCAAATATGGCTACCGGACGCCGGAACAGGGGCTGGACCTGTCCGATTTTTATCGGAAAAGCCGGTCTGAAGGCTTCGGGAAAGAGGTAAAAAGGCGTATATTGCTGGGAACCTTCGTGCTGAGCGCCGGATATTACGACGCTTATTTCACGAAAGCGCAGCAGGTAAGAAGGCTGGTGGTGGAAAAGATGCAGCAGATCCTGCAGGCATACGATGCCATCCTCCTGCCAACGGTACCTGCGACCGCGTTCAAAATCGGGGAGAAGACGGATGATCCGATCGCGATGTACCTGGCCGATATTTATACGGTGCTGGCCAACCTCACGGGGGTGCCGGCGATATCCGTTCCTTTAACACGGCATTCCAACGGAATGCCATATGGCCTACAGATTATAACAAAAGAATTAGACGAGCAGAACCTGTTAGAAATTGCAGAAACAGTGTTGCAGATGCAACAAATGAATACAGTTTAA
- a CDS encoding twin-arginine translocase TatA/TatE family subunit, producing the protein MTAIFVKSPFLLFQELGMTELILIAAVVLLLFGGKKIPELMRGLGKGIREFKDAKDNVRREVEEGIRESEVKKQA; encoded by the coding sequence ATGACTGCTATTTTCGTTAAATCACCTTTTTTACTTTTCCAGGAACTCGGTATGACGGAACTGATCCTCATCGCTGCTGTAGTATTGCTGCTGTTTGGCGGTAAGAAAATTCCTGAACTGATGCGTGGCCTGGGTAAAGGTATCCGTGAGTTCAAAGATGCGAAAGACAATGTGCGCCGCGAAGTAGAGGAAGGCATCCGCGAGTCCGAAGTTAAGAAACAGGCTTAA
- the trmD gene encoding tRNA (guanosine(37)-N1)-methyltransferase TrmD, with protein sequence MRIDIITVQPDLLESPFSHSIMKRARNKGLLEVNVHQLRDYSTLKNSQTDDYQFGGGAGMVMMIEPLVNAIESLQKEVTYDEIIYMTPDGQKFDQRTANRLSMKGNLLIICGHYKGIDERVREHFVTMEISIGDFVLSGGELAAAVVVDAIGRLLPGVLGDETSALFDSFQDDLLAPPVYTRPEEFRGWKVPAILMSGDHRKIDEWRHEEAVRRTKARRPDMLDHD encoded by the coding sequence ATGCGGATAGACATCATTACCGTACAGCCCGATCTGCTGGAGAGCCCTTTCTCCCATTCGATCATGAAAAGGGCGAGGAACAAGGGCCTGCTGGAGGTGAACGTGCACCAGCTGCGCGACTATTCCACGCTGAAGAACAGTCAGACCGACGATTACCAGTTCGGCGGCGGGGCGGGGATGGTGATGATGATCGAGCCGCTGGTGAACGCCATCGAGTCACTGCAAAAAGAAGTGACCTACGACGAGATCATTTACATGACGCCGGACGGGCAAAAGTTCGACCAGCGGACGGCCAACCGGTTGTCGATGAAAGGTAACCTGCTGATTATCTGCGGTCATTACAAAGGTATAGACGAGCGGGTGCGGGAGCATTTCGTGACGATGGAGATTTCCATCGGGGATTTCGTGTTGTCGGGCGGGGAATTGGCGGCCGCGGTGGTGGTGGATGCGATCGGGCGGTTGTTGCCCGGAGTGCTGGGCGACGAGACTTCGGCGCTTTTCGACTCTTTCCAGGATGATTTGCTGGCGCCGCCGGTGTATACCCGGCCGGAGGAGTTCAGGGGCTGGAAGGTGCCTGCGATCCTCATGAGCGGGGATCACCGGAAGATAGACGAGTGGCGGCATGAGGAGGCGGTAAGGCGGACGAAAGCCCGCCGGCCGGACATGCTGGACCATGACTGA
- a CDS encoding carboxypeptidase regulatory-like domain-containing protein: protein MHFCPQNFIRRRRTHFIVLLSVLLLSACKKSNEPGGDGPPGNYSGPIELTGIVVDESGAPMPGATVKSDVQQVTTDAKGTFVMQRLKLAEGNVVLVQGSKAGYHSQVRRVTTAGGNNAAVRLTLKQKKVTHTLQSAAGGTLTVAGGASVQIPAGAIVKADGTAYTGVVNLAVTHIDPADPDFSLKIPGGDLSAIRADQSVVMLYSYGMVDVEMESPSGDKLQLKTGKTSTVKFPIPVFQQATAPNTIPLWHFDNVAGVWKEEGQATRQGNFYTGTVGHFSTWNVDAPEVTAMVEGFVNDPCRSASKGVGGANVTLGQITVTTDKDGKFKARVPANSATTVRLDPRLNNGRGTTADIPAMAAGKSMTQNLSFPCGPSLSGKLTDCEGRPYAGFVNIYLDGKHIGSAYTNDQSQFTIYGPKGKTVLLKAFDMLGGSAELTVAIPADESGKELGDVRICLRENMAPVRFRIHGGGYNQQQIQIGGVAGQTFVAMALYDFRSHETLCTMVAGTHQLTLNFEGETVGNYEDVTMVLELNGKRYVSETMKVGISAFGQVGEKLQGTFSGVAEEFGGTATVTISSGTFEALRIAAQ, encoded by the coding sequence ATGCACTTCTGTCCCCAAAACTTCATCCGGCGCCGCCGGACGCACTTCATCGTGCTGCTTTCCGTATTGTTACTCTCCGCATGCAAAAAAAGCAATGAGCCCGGTGGGGACGGCCCACCGGGGAATTATAGCGGCCCCATCGAACTGACCGGCATCGTTGTCGACGAGAGCGGCGCCCCCATGCCCGGGGCTACCGTCAAATCCGACGTTCAGCAGGTTACTACAGATGCCAAAGGCACTTTCGTCATGCAGCGCCTCAAGCTGGCAGAAGGCAATGTGGTGCTTGTGCAGGGTTCCAAAGCCGGGTATCATAGCCAGGTCCGCCGCGTTACCACTGCGGGCGGCAATAACGCCGCCGTCCGCCTGACGCTCAAGCAGAAAAAGGTGACCCACACGCTCCAGTCTGCCGCAGGCGGTACGCTTACCGTAGCGGGAGGAGCTTCCGTCCAGATACCGGCGGGCGCCATTGTGAAAGCCGACGGTACCGCATACACGGGCGTCGTCAACCTCGCGGTAACGCATATCGACCCGGCAGACCCCGACTTCAGCCTGAAGATCCCCGGCGGCGACCTCAGCGCCATCCGGGCTGACCAATCCGTTGTAATGCTGTATTCCTATGGCATGGTAGACGTGGAAATGGAAAGCCCCTCAGGCGATAAACTCCAGCTCAAAACCGGGAAAACTTCCACCGTAAAATTTCCTATCCCCGTATTCCAACAGGCCACCGCACCCAACACGATCCCGCTATGGCATTTCGATAACGTGGCCGGCGTGTGGAAGGAAGAAGGGCAGGCCACCCGGCAGGGGAATTTCTATACCGGCACCGTCGGCCACTTCTCGACCTGGAACGTGGATGCGCCGGAAGTGACTGCGATGGTGGAAGGTTTCGTGAACGATCCGTGCAGAAGTGCTTCAAAAGGAGTGGGCGGCGCCAACGTCACACTGGGGCAGATTACCGTTACGACGGATAAAGACGGAAAATTCAAGGCGCGGGTACCGGCGAACAGCGCCACCACCGTGCGCCTCGATCCCCGGTTGAACAACGGCCGTGGTACTACGGCAGACATTCCCGCCATGGCAGCAGGCAAATCCATGACCCAAAACCTGTCCTTCCCCTGTGGCCCTTCCCTGTCAGGAAAGCTCACCGACTGCGAAGGGCGGCCCTACGCCGGCTTCGTCAATATTTATCTTGACGGGAAGCATATCGGCAGCGCTTATACCAACGACCAGTCGCAATTCACGATATACGGGCCGAAGGGCAAGACCGTTTTGCTGAAAGCTTTCGATATGCTGGGCGGCAGTGCGGAATTGACGGTGGCCATTCCTGCAGACGAATCGGGCAAAGAATTGGGAGACGTGCGCATTTGTCTCAGAGAAAATATGGCCCCGGTCCGGTTCCGGATACATGGCGGCGGGTACAACCAGCAGCAGATCCAGATCGGCGGCGTGGCGGGGCAAACCTTCGTGGCGATGGCGCTGTACGACTTCCGCAGCCATGAAACGCTTTGCACGATGGTAGCGGGCACACACCAGCTGACCTTGAATTTCGAAGGCGAAACAGTAGGTAACTACGAAGATGTGACGATGGTGCTGGAACTGAACGGCAAGCGCTATGTTTCCGAAACGATGAAGGTCGGCATTTCGGCTTTCGGGCAGGTAGGGGAAAAGCTGCAGGGAACGTTTTCCGGTGTAGCGGAGGAGTTCGGCGGAACGGCGACGGTAACGATCAGCAGCGGTACGTTTGAGGCGTTGCGGATAGCGGCGCAATAA
- a CDS encoding LptF/LptG family permease: protein MKQLDKLIIKTFVGPFIATFFVTLFVLIMQFVWKYIDDLVGKGLDTPVIMELLIYTSASLVPLALPLAVLLSSIMTFGNLGESFELVAIKSAGISLLRFIRPLLFLSIGIGIGAFLFANYIIPIANLRAKSLLYDITNSKPAFNIKQGVFYSDIPGYTIKVAKKEADNKTIHQVMIYENTVGDKNPRIILAEKGTMELSGDKRYLLFTLYNGWRYEERGNTRAQQGNELIRLGFDKYIKPFDLKSFAFDRLPMDLFASNQQMLNVKQLDYGIDSLRRIDSALIRTVNAYVTSRYPFYKWKDTGWAANVAPLKVDTFYNSIPEANRRYVVERVESNLRETESSLTTSAKDYTDNKERISLFKVEWQRKFSLAAACVVLFLIGAPLGSIIRKGGLGTPLVFAVIFFVIFNIFFMTGEKMARREVMASWSGMWLANIVLLPIAAFLVYKAMNDSQLFNKEFYFRFFQKVKKEWQKRFKKEPA from the coding sequence GTGAAGCAACTCGATAAACTGATCATCAAAACCTTCGTAGGCCCTTTCATCGCCACCTTTTTCGTGACGCTGTTCGTGCTGATCATGCAGTTCGTCTGGAAATATATCGACGACCTGGTGGGCAAAGGCCTCGACACGCCGGTGATCATGGAGCTCCTCATTTACACCAGCGCCAGCCTTGTGCCCCTCGCCCTCCCGCTGGCCGTGCTCCTCTCCTCCATCATGACCTTCGGCAACCTCGGCGAAAGCTTCGAACTGGTGGCCATCAAATCCGCCGGCATTTCCCTGCTCCGCTTCATCCGCCCCCTGCTGTTCCTTTCCATTGGCATCGGCATCGGCGCTTTCCTCTTCGCCAACTACATCATCCCCATCGCCAACCTCCGCGCCAAATCCCTCCTTTACGATATCACCAACTCCAAACCCGCCTTCAATATCAAGCAAGGCGTGTTTTACAGCGATATCCCCGGATATACCATCAAAGTCGCCAAAAAAGAAGCGGACAACAAGACCATCCACCAGGTGATGATTTACGAAAATACCGTGGGCGACAAAAACCCGCGCATCATCCTCGCCGAAAAAGGCACCATGGAGCTATCGGGCGACAAACGCTACCTCCTCTTCACGCTCTACAACGGCTGGCGATACGAAGAACGCGGCAACACCCGCGCCCAGCAGGGAAACGAGCTCATCCGGCTCGGGTTCGATAAATACATCAAACCCTTCGACCTCAAATCTTTCGCGTTCGACCGCCTGCCGATGGACCTCTTCGCATCGAACCAGCAGATGCTCAACGTAAAGCAGCTCGATTACGGCATCGATTCGCTGCGCCGCATTGATTCGGCGCTCATCCGCACCGTCAACGCCTACGTGACCTCCCGCTACCCATTCTACAAATGGAAAGACACGGGCTGGGCCGCCAACGTCGCCCCGCTGAAAGTCGATACCTTCTATAATTCCATCCCCGAAGCCAACCGCCGCTATGTGGTGGAGCGCGTGGAATCGAACCTGCGCGAAACGGAATCTTCGCTGACGACTTCCGCCAAAGACTATACCGACAACAAGGAGCGCATCTCGCTCTTCAAAGTGGAATGGCAGCGCAAATTCTCGCTGGCGGCAGCCTGCGTGGTGCTCTTCCTCATCGGCGCGCCCCTGGGCTCCATCATCCGCAAAGGCGGGCTGGGCACGCCGCTGGTGTTCGCGGTGATCTTCTTCGTGATTTTCAACATCTTCTTCATGACCGGCGAAAAAATGGCCCGCCGCGAGGTGATGGCCTCCTGGAGCGGGATGTGGCTCGCCAATATCGTGCTGCTGCCCATCGCCGCGTTCCTCGTCTACAAGGCCATGAACGACAGCCAGCTTTTCAACAAGGAATTCTACTTCCGCTTCTTCCAGAAAGTAAAGAAGGAGTGGCAAAAACGCTTCAAAAAAGAGCCTGCCTGA
- a CDS encoding RNA polymerase sigma factor RpoD/SigA — translation MSMRQLKITKSITNRESQSLEKYLQEIGKVDLITPEEEVNLAIRIKQGDQRALEKLTKANLRFVVSVAKQYQNQGLSLSDLINEGNLGLIKAAQRFDETRGFKFISYAVWWIRQSILQALAEQSRIVRLPLNKVGLSNKISKAYSQLEQEFEREPSPDELATILEINTEEVEATLGVAARHVSMDAPFIDGEDNSLLDVLENPNAVSADEELDHHDSLRREIERSLSTLTDRQKDVIMLYFGIGVEHPMSLEDIGEKFGLTRERVRQIKDKAITKLRTTSRSKLLRNYLGG, via the coding sequence ATGTCAATGCGCCAACTAAAAATCACGAAGTCCATCACGAATCGTGAGTCCCAGTCGCTAGAAAAGTATTTGCAGGAGATCGGCAAAGTGGATCTCATTACGCCGGAAGAAGAAGTCAACCTGGCCATCCGCATCAAGCAGGGCGACCAGCGCGCGTTAGAAAAACTCACCAAGGCCAACCTCCGCTTCGTGGTATCTGTCGCCAAACAGTACCAGAACCAGGGCCTTTCCCTCTCAGATCTCATCAACGAAGGCAACCTCGGCCTCATCAAAGCCGCCCAGCGCTTCGATGAAACCCGCGGCTTCAAATTCATTTCATACGCCGTATGGTGGATCCGTCAATCCATCCTCCAGGCGCTCGCAGAGCAATCCCGCATCGTGCGCCTCCCGCTGAACAAAGTGGGGCTCTCCAACAAAATTTCCAAAGCCTATTCCCAGCTGGAACAGGAATTTGAACGCGAGCCCTCGCCCGATGAGCTCGCCACCATCCTCGAAATCAACACCGAGGAAGTGGAAGCCACCCTAGGCGTTGCCGCCCGCCACGTGTCCATGGACGCGCCGTTCATCGACGGGGAGGACAACTCCCTGCTCGACGTGCTCGAGAACCCCAACGCCGTATCGGCAGACGAGGAGCTCGACCACCACGATTCCCTCCGCCGCGAGATCGAGCGCTCCCTGTCCACCCTCACCGACCGCCAGAAAGACGTGATCATGCTCTATTTCGGCATCGGCGTGGAACATCCCATGAGCCTCGAAGACATCGGCGAAAAATTCGGCCTTACCCGCGAACGTGTACGCCAGATCAAAGACAAGGCGATCACCAAGCTCCGCACTACTTCCCGCAGCAAACTCCTGCGGAATTACCTCGGCGGCTGA
- the rplS gene encoding 50S ribosomal protein L19 yields MNAISFVHEQLTANKQFPKFKAGDNVTVNYKIVEGNKERIQSFKGDVVKIQGTGFTATFTVRKISDGVGVERLFPLYSPNIDSILLHKVGKVRRAKLYYLRERQGKAARIKEKRV; encoded by the coding sequence ATGAACGCGATTTCTTTTGTTCACGAGCAGTTGACTGCTAACAAGCAATTTCCGAAGTTTAAAGCCGGTGACAACGTTACCGTTAACTATAAGATCGTTGAAGGAAACAAGGAGCGTATCCAATCCTTCAAAGGCGACGTGGTGAAGATCCAGGGTACTGGTTTTACGGCTACTTTCACTGTTCGTAAGATCTCTGACGGGGTAGGCGTAGAGCGTCTGTTCCCGCTGTATTCTCCCAACATCGACAGCATCCTGCTGCACAAAGTTGGTAAAGTAAGAAGGGCTAAACTGTACTACCTGCGCGAGCGCCAGGGTAAAGCAGCCCGTATCAAAGAAAAAAGGGTTTAG
- the rimM gene encoding ribosome maturation factor RimM (Essential for efficient processing of 16S rRNA) — protein MLAKIPFLLFTTIRSMANYFNIGKLAAVHGTDGELLLKHSLGKRSSLKDVSAIFIEEHKGSFLPYFVQKAKAKDAEHIYLKLEGIDTRESARAYLQKGIYLQEEDFQAQASGQAPLSLLGYVASDREHGELGTIDEIIEMPHQLLARVTYREKEMLLPLNEQTMLKVDRKGKILHLDLPAGLLDIYLG, from the coding sequence TTGCTCGCAAAGATTCCCTTTTTGCTTTTTACCACCATCCGTTCCATGGCGAATTATTTCAATATCGGCAAACTGGCCGCTGTTCACGGTACAGACGGGGAATTGCTGTTGAAGCACAGCCTCGGCAAGCGGTCGTCGCTCAAAGACGTGTCCGCCATCTTCATCGAGGAGCATAAAGGCAGTTTTCTTCCTTATTTCGTGCAAAAGGCGAAAGCGAAGGACGCGGAGCATATTTACCTCAAACTGGAGGGGATCGACACGCGGGAATCGGCCAGGGCTTACCTGCAGAAGGGGATTTATCTCCAGGAGGAGGATTTCCAGGCGCAGGCTTCCGGCCAGGCGCCCCTGAGCCTGCTGGGCTATGTGGCGAGTGACAGGGAGCATGGCGAACTGGGAACGATAGATGAGATCATCGAAATGCCGCACCAGCTGCTGGCCAGGGTAACCTACAGGGAGAAGGAAATGCTGCTGCCGCTGAACGAGCAAACCATGCTGAAGGTGGACCGGAAGGGCAAAATCCTGCATCTCGACCTGCCGGCCGGGCTGCTCGACATTTATTTAGGGTAA
- a CDS encoding START-like domain-containing protein, producing the protein MSKKVQYELEYPVRCSPSILFEFLSTPAGLQEWFADKVDFRDNVFSFSWNGSAEEAEVLEQEEDEYIRLHWTHAPKNEYFEFRIRISEVTNMTILVIKDFAEKKEVADQSQLWDYQIKDLFHRIGN; encoded by the coding sequence ATGTCAAAGAAAGTGCAATATGAGTTAGAATATCCGGTGCGGTGCTCTCCCAGTATTCTTTTCGAGTTTTTATCAACCCCGGCAGGCCTCCAGGAGTGGTTTGCAGACAAGGTAGATTTCCGGGACAATGTTTTCTCCTTTTCCTGGAATGGATCAGCGGAGGAAGCAGAAGTACTGGAACAGGAAGAAGACGAGTATATCCGTTTACATTGGACACACGCTCCCAAAAATGAATATTTCGAATTCCGGATCCGGATTTCAGAAGTAACGAACATGACAATCCTGGTAATCAAGGATTTTGCAGAGAAGAAAGAAGTGGCGGATCAAAGCCAGCTCTGGGATTACCAGATCAAGGATCTTTTCCACCGAATCGGCAATTAA